A genomic region of Falco peregrinus isolate bFalPer1 unplaced genomic scaffold, bFalPer1.pri scaffold_29, whole genome shotgun sequence contains the following coding sequences:
- the LOC129783331 gene encoding crossover junction endonuclease EME1-like: protein MFESWEELGEFVTMFTKAVAEAPFRRAKEETDFPFYSGPGCCGGPKVDHVVNGLLQVWKRQLEQIRQVNFAMAEAIAAAFPSPQLLYQAYSRLTSETERENLLVNIPSCSGAGRTFQAVRPYLSRQIYQQTTSYNPSLYLNYNP, encoded by the exons ATGTTTGAGAGCTGGGAGGAGCTTGGAGAATTTGTCACCATGTTCACAAAAGCTGTAGCTGAAGCACCATTCAG GCGAGCAAAAGAGGAGACGGACTTCCCTTTCTACTCGGGTCCGGGGTGCTGTGGAGGGCCGAAGGTGGATCATGTTGTAAATGGTCTCTTGCAAGTTTGGAAGAGGCAGTTAGAACAAATTAGGCAGGTCAACTTTGCGATGGCTGAGGCTATTgcagctgccttcccttctccacaGCTTCTGTACCAG GCCTACAGCAGATTAACCTCGGAGACGGAGCGGGAAAACCTGCTGGTGAACATCCCTTCGTGCAGTGGTGCTGGCAGGACCTTCCAGGCAGTTAGACCATACCTCTCCCGACAAATCTATCAGCAGACCACTTCCTACAACCCTTCTCTCTATTTGAATTACAATCCATAG